In Deinococcus proteolyticus MRP, a single genomic region encodes these proteins:
- a CDS encoding transposase, with the protein MKLLFLDEAAIWLTQPNTYSWRPIQQPLRVPTSKARGIRARLNLMGVVEYGSGTVFYREIEGNTTGQAVVDFIEVLAADANPECPTVVLVDRASVHTCSAVNQQRKRWQDLGLIIAHLPAYSPELNDMEPQWRHLKYQELPERHYQNKTDLRRAVGGANWGIAI; encoded by the coding sequence CTGAAACTTCTTTTCCTCGACGAAGCCGCTATTTGGTTGACTCAACCCAATACCTATAGCTGGCGACCTATTCAGCAGCCCCTCCGTGTACCCACGAGTAAAGCTCGTGGTATCCGTGCCCGATTGAACTTAATGGGAGTTGTGGAATATGGGTCTGGAACAGTGTTTTACCGAGAGATAGAGGGAAATACTACAGGTCAGGCCGTTGTGGATTTCATCGAGGTTCTTGCTGCTGATGCGAATCCAGAATGTCCTACGGTTGTCCTTGTGGACCGAGCAAGTGTGCACACTTGCTCGGCAGTGAACCAGCAACGGAAGAGGTGGCAGGACCTCGGTCTCATCATCGCCCATCTCCCCGCCTACAGCCCTGAACTCAATGATATGGAGCCCCAGTGGCGACACCTGAAATATCAAGAGTTGCCAGAACGCCACTACCAGAACAAAACAGATTTGCGAAGGGCAGTTGGTGGAGCCAACTGGGGAATTGCAATATGA
- a CDS encoding winged helix-turn-helix domain-containing protein, translating into MGILTATRVRRVITLYREGGLDALKERIHPGSKSQITPEIGEDLKRLIAQDDRVWTAKTVGEYLVQEHGIHLKHTAITDQLHKLGLTWQRTRYVVAGQADPEEKARFKENLEVVKRGPSSAS; encoded by the coding sequence ATGGGTATCCTGACTGCTACCCGCGTACGTCGTGTCATTACCCTTTACCGCGAAGGTGGCCTAGATGCGCTCAAAGAGCGCATCCACCCTGGAAGCAAGAGTCAGATTACGCCTGAGATTGGCGAAGATTTGAAACGGCTGATTGCTCAAGATGACCGAGTGTGGACCGCCAAGACAGTGGGTGAATATCTCGTCCAAGAACATGGCATACACCTCAAACACACGGCTATTACGGACCAGCTCCATAAGCTGGGACTGACTTGGCAGCGTACCCGCTACGTCGTTGCTGGACAAGCTGACCCAGAGGAAAAAGCCAGGTTCAAGGAAAACCTTGAAGTGGTAAAAAGGGGGCCAAGTTCGGCCTCCTGA
- a CDS encoding septum site-determining protein MinC — MKQRETHGGLMIVLEPGDTGASVRRSLESQNLARVNVTLEIQGDTAPDAVADAISVIARSGGRVNRVRAPRVSVSAPAPVAADVRARDESPATASEDPNRTVILPHSLRSGFRREYGGSVVVLGDVNPGVEIVAGGDIIVMGALRGVAHAGAYGNTSAIVWARPIASAQIRIADALARSPEGSSLSTMRRLEAPAEAELARIQEDRIVISPAFSAMPPVGDTV, encoded by the coding sequence GTGAAGCAGCGAGAAACACACGGCGGCCTGATGATTGTGCTGGAACCGGGAGACACCGGCGCCAGCGTCCGGCGCAGCCTGGAAAGTCAGAATCTGGCGCGGGTCAACGTGACCCTGGAAATTCAGGGCGACACCGCCCCCGACGCAGTGGCCGACGCCATCAGCGTGATTGCCCGCTCGGGGGGGCGGGTCAACCGGGTCCGTGCGCCCCGCGTGTCGGTATCGGCGCCAGCTCCGGTAGCTGCCGATGTCCGTGCCCGCGACGAGAGCCCCGCGACCGCTTCCGAGGACCCCAACCGCACCGTGATTCTGCCGCACTCGCTGCGCTCGGGATTCCGGCGCGAGTACGGCGGCAGTGTGGTGGTGCTGGGCGACGTGAACCCTGGTGTGGAAATCGTGGCCGGCGGCGACATCATCGTGATGGGGGCCCTGCGCGGGGTGGCGCACGCGGGCGCTTACGGCAATACCTCGGCCATCGTGTGGGCGCGGCCCATCGCCAGCGCACAGATTCGCATAGCCGACGCCCTGGCCCGCTCGCCCGAAGGCAGTTCGCTCAGTACCATGCGCCGCCTGGAAGCCCCCGCCGAAGCGGAGTTGGCCCGCATTCAGGAGGACCGCATCGTGATTTCGCCGGCTTTCTCGGCCATGCCTCCAGTGGGCGACACTGTTTAG
- a CDS encoding DUF448 domain-containing protein produces the protein MTRRADPPATPVLAAHVPLRTCVACRRARPQAELLRLTPAPHGGWQLTGPSVRRLPGRGRYLCADTPGCWTEKRLRRAFGAAAPALAQQLTGPLAQQLIGRAPLAPIPLPEPFAQPELQPEPMS, from the coding sequence GTGACGCGCAGGGCTGATCCCCCGGCGACTCCGGTCCTGGCAGCCCACGTGCCGCTGCGGACCTGCGTGGCCTGCCGCCGCGCCCGCCCACAGGCGGAACTGCTGCGGCTGACCCCGGCCCCGCACGGGGGCTGGCAGTTGACCGGGCCCAGCGTGCGGCGACTGCCCGGACGAGGCCGGTACCTGTGCGCCGATACTCCTGGCTGCTGGACCGAGAAGCGCCTGCGCCGCGCCTTCGGAGCCGCTGCGCCCGCCCTGGCACAACAGCTGACCGGCCCCCTGGCACAGCAGCTGATCGGCCGCGCCCCGCTTGCCCCTATACCTCTACCGGAACCTTTTGCCCAACCCGAACTCCAACCAGAACCTATGTCATGA
- the nusA gene encoding transcription termination factor NusA — MSQDINFADALREVAQQRNINELQLIEAFEESLALAYKRNIDAEKRVEVHLDPQSGELEVLIIKEVVEKVEDENMQISLAEALELDPGVEVGMEMEFPVEREQFSRIALQAAKQTLTQKMRETERNVVYNEYKDREGQVLTAQVVRSDNKGNWFVELGAGEAIMPPREQIPGEKLTPGNRVKIYLKEVRKTPKGPTILASRADERLLDYLLRQEIPEVQNGVVEIKAVSREAGQRSKVAVFSNNSNVDPIGACIGHRGGRIQAVTGELGRERVDVILWDEDQREFIRNALSPAKVGPIDLDEETGTATVTVTPDQLSLAIGKGGQNVRLAAKLTGQKIDLRETAAISDLDEAMKQAVEAEGEGKSGRDTSAFDALFADSKPAISVDAGGEEVPADGEQGEGDAQG, encoded by the coding sequence ATGTCGCAAGACATCAATTTTGCCGACGCGCTGCGTGAAGTGGCGCAGCAACGCAACATCAACGAACTTCAGCTGATCGAAGCCTTCGAGGAATCGCTGGCGCTGGCCTACAAGCGCAACATCGACGCCGAGAAGCGGGTAGAAGTGCATCTCGACCCCCAGAGCGGCGAACTGGAAGTGCTGATTATCAAGGAAGTGGTCGAAAAGGTCGAAGACGAGAACATGCAAATCTCGCTGGCCGAAGCGCTGGAGCTGGACCCTGGCGTGGAAGTGGGCATGGAAATGGAGTTCCCGGTCGAGCGTGAGCAGTTCTCGCGCATTGCCCTGCAGGCCGCCAAGCAGACCCTGACCCAGAAGATGCGCGAAACCGAGCGCAACGTGGTCTACAACGAGTACAAGGACCGCGAGGGCCAGGTGCTGACCGCGCAGGTGGTCCGCAGCGACAACAAGGGCAACTGGTTCGTGGAACTGGGCGCCGGCGAAGCGATTATGCCGCCCCGCGAGCAGATTCCCGGTGAAAAACTGACTCCTGGCAACCGCGTCAAGATTTACCTCAAGGAAGTGCGCAAGACGCCCAAAGGCCCGACCATTCTGGCCAGCCGTGCCGATGAGCGCCTGCTGGACTACCTGCTGCGCCAGGAAATCCCTGAAGTGCAAAACGGCGTGGTGGAAATCAAGGCGGTCAGCCGTGAAGCCGGCCAGCGCTCCAAGGTGGCGGTGTTCTCCAACAACTCGAACGTGGACCCCATCGGGGCCTGCATCGGCCACCGTGGCGGACGTATCCAGGCAGTGACCGGCGAACTGGGCCGCGAACGCGTGGACGTGATTCTGTGGGACGAAGACCAGCGCGAATTCATCCGCAACGCCCTGAGCCCCGCCAAGGTCGGCCCCATTGACCTGGACGAGGAAACCGGCACCGCTACCGTCACCGTGACTCCAGACCAGTTGTCGCTGGCGATTGGCAAGGGCGGGCAGAACGTGCGCCTGGCCGCCAAGCTGACGGGTCAGAAAATCGACCTGCGCGAAACGGCTGCCATCAGCGACCTGGATGAGGCCATGAAGCAGGCGGTCGAGGCTGAAGGGGAGGGCAAGTCGGGCCGCGACACCTCGGCCTTCGACGCTCTGTTTGCCGACAGCAAGCCTGCCATCTCGGTAGATGCCGGCGGCGAAGAGGTGCCCGCGGATGGGGAGCAGGGCGAGGGTGACGCGCAGGGCTGA
- the infB gene encoding translation initiation factor IF-2 produces MSKVRIYTIAKELGIDNAEMLSILDDLGVSYKSVSSTIEEDTVELIKGIIAEGGSRAAQSGAGASTEAEAAQTSQTQTPQPQTQVQPEQVAQAPATAAPAADSGMTAEELAELAALEAEEAAEQAATAARAELPHRAPVVTIMGHVDHGKTSLLDYIRSSKVAAKEAGGITQHVGAFEAQTSRGKVVFIDTPGHEAFTTIRARGANVADIAIIVIAADDSLMPQTREAIAHAQAAGVPMLVAINKVDLPQADPERVKADLTTINLVPEDYGGDVITVPVSARTGEGVEDLLEYISLTAELEDLRADPKGKFGGVIIESRVDKQAGVLATVMVQEGTLKVGDFLVVGENYGKVKAMTDSAGKRIKDAGPSTPVQILGFSEAPSSGELVASASNEHEARELVAQRQEQRRDEEEARKKPRLSLDDILGPLSEAHTVNLILRADTQGSLEAIQGILAKKETDDVKLNVMLAGIGAPTEGDVLLASTADATILCFSVVPSGAVKKAAENKEIDLKSYRIIYEMIDEVDRLIKGNLEPVYEEQYLGRAEVRMVIRHPKTGNIAGSYVTDGLFKRGAKARVTRGKEVVFEGTVAGLKRFKDDVREVRQGLECGINLDWDEVQEGDVIEASEMVEVEQ; encoded by the coding sequence ATGTCCAAAGTCCGTATCTATACCATTGCCAAGGAACTTGGCATCGACAATGCCGAGATGCTTAGCATCCTCGATGACCTGGGTGTCAGCTACAAAAGCGTGAGCAGCACCATCGAAGAAGACACCGTGGAGCTGATTAAAGGCATCATCGCCGAGGGTGGCAGCCGTGCGGCGCAGTCTGGTGCTGGCGCCAGCACCGAGGCTGAAGCTGCCCAGACGTCCCAAACCCAGACGCCCCAGCCCCAGACTCAGGTTCAGCCTGAGCAGGTTGCCCAGGCTCCTGCCACTGCGGCTCCTGCTGCAGACAGCGGCATGACCGCCGAGGAACTGGCCGAGCTGGCCGCACTGGAAGCCGAGGAAGCGGCCGAGCAGGCCGCCACTGCTGCCCGTGCCGAACTGCCGCACCGTGCCCCTGTGGTGACCATCATGGGCCACGTAGACCACGGCAAGACCAGCCTGCTGGATTACATCCGCAGCAGCAAGGTGGCGGCCAAGGAAGCTGGCGGCATCACCCAGCACGTGGGGGCCTTCGAAGCCCAGACCAGCCGGGGCAAGGTCGTATTCATCGACACCCCCGGCCACGAAGCCTTTACCACCATCCGGGCACGCGGGGCCAACGTGGCCGATATCGCGATTATCGTGATTGCCGCCGACGACTCGCTGATGCCCCAGACCCGCGAGGCCATCGCGCACGCGCAGGCCGCAGGGGTGCCGATGCTGGTCGCCATCAACAAGGTGGACCTGCCCCAGGCCGACCCCGAGCGTGTCAAGGCCGACCTGACCACCATCAACCTGGTCCCGGAGGACTACGGCGGCGACGTGATTACCGTGCCGGTCAGCGCCCGCACCGGTGAGGGCGTAGAAGACCTGCTGGAATACATCTCCCTGACGGCCGAGCTGGAAGACCTGCGGGCCGACCCGAAAGGCAAGTTCGGCGGCGTGATTATCGAAAGCCGCGTGGACAAGCAAGCGGGTGTGCTGGCCACTGTGATGGTGCAGGAAGGCACCCTGAAAGTCGGGGATTTCCTGGTCGTGGGCGAGAACTACGGCAAGGTCAAGGCCATGACCGACAGTGCCGGCAAGCGTATCAAGGACGCTGGCCCCAGCACTCCGGTGCAGATTCTGGGCTTCAGCGAGGCGCCGAGCAGCGGTGAACTGGTTGCCAGCGCCAGTAACGAGCACGAAGCCCGCGAGTTGGTGGCGCAGCGTCAGGAGCAGCGCCGCGACGAGGAAGAAGCCCGCAAAAAGCCCCGGCTGAGTCTGGACGACATCCTCGGTCCGCTGAGCGAGGCGCACACCGTCAACCTGATTCTGCGGGCCGATACCCAGGGCAGCCTAGAAGCCATTCAGGGCATTTTGGCCAAAAAGGAAACCGACGACGTCAAGCTGAACGTGATGCTGGCCGGCATCGGCGCGCCCACCGAAGGCGACGTGCTGCTCGCAAGCACCGCCGACGCGACCATCCTGTGCTTCAGCGTGGTGCCCAGTGGTGCCGTGAAGAAGGCCGCTGAGAATAAAGAAATCGACCTCAAGTCTTACCGGATCATTTACGAGATGATTGACGAGGTGGACCGCCTGATCAAGGGCAACCTGGAGCCGGTGTACGAGGAGCAGTACCTGGGCCGCGCCGAGGTCCGCATGGTGATTCGCCACCCCAAAACCGGCAACATCGCCGGCTCGTACGTGACCGACGGCCTGTTCAAGCGCGGGGCCAAAGCCCGCGTGACCCGTGGGAAGGAAGTCGTGTTCGAGGGCACCGTGGCCGGACTCAAGCGCTTCAAGGACGACGTACGTGAAGTGCGCCAGGGCCTGGAATGCGGTATCAACCTGGACTGGGACGAGGTGCAGGAAGGCGATGTGATCGAAGCCAGCGAGATGGTGGAAGTCGAGCAGTAA
- a CDS encoding IS1 family transposase (programmed frameshift) yields MPECPACQSTHTVKNGKAKNGTQTYLCKGCGRRFHPEARPIAHSEATRQQILDAVHERMSLRGVQRVFGVHRNTVIRWNKKGAREVMQTGTVCMTPPEEVVIELDEMWTFVAKKKQTRWIWIALERSTRRVLAWVLGDRSEQTAFKLWERLPLSLEQRLKGTFCTDLWRAYDEPLLGVKRLTRKGETNHVERLNCTLRQRLGRLVRKSLSFSKTDEMLEASLTLAFHRYNLSR; encoded by the exons ATGCCGGAGTGCCCAGCCTGTCAAAGCACACACACTGTCAAAAATGGGAAGGCCAAAAATGGCACCCAGACCTACTTATGTAAGGGTTGTGGCCGTCGTTTCCACCCGGAGGCCCGCCCTATAGCGCACAGTGAAGCGACCCGGCAACAAATTCTTGATGCTGTCCACGAGCGGATGAGTCTGAGAGGAGTACAGCGCGTCTTTGGTGTTCACCGCAACACCGTGATCCGGTGGA ATAAAAAAGGGGCCCGTGAAGTGATGCAGACTGGTACAGTCTGCATGACACCTCCAGAAGAAGTGGTCATTGAGCTGGATGAAATGTGGACCTTCGTTGCCAAGAAAAAACAGACGAGGTGGATCTGGATTGCCCTGGAGCGCAGCACCCGCAGGGTGCTGGCCTGGGTATTGGGTGACCGCAGTGAGCAAACAGCGTTCAAGCTCTGGGAACGCTTACCATTGTCCCTTGAGCAGCGACTGAAAGGGACGTTTTGCACCGATCTGTGGCGAGCCTACGATGAACCGCTCTTGGGGGTAAAGCGGCTAACCCGGAAGGGAGAAACGAATCATGTCGAACGATTGAACTGCACGCTGAGACAGCGGCTGGGTCGGCTTGTTCGTAAGTCGTTGTCTTTCTCGAAGACGGACGAAATGCTCGAAGCCAGCCTGACTCTGGCCTTCCACCGATACAACTTGTCACGTTGA
- a CDS encoding type I restriction enzyme HsdR N-terminal domain-containing protein, with amino-acid sequence MIFECKAHDCNLKDAQYSQLFRYFHVTDTRFAVLTNGVQYWFFTDLDAPNKMDQQPFLKIDLQSLRDGDLEELRKFSKSQFDEGNILSTASELKYVRELKRALAGELSQPSDEFSRLLIGHVYPGAVTAKIRAQFIPFIEKAYQAHLSDVFSERLKGVLGNSNGQSMSVTGDVAPSQLDEEEVMVASDTVQEVETTPEEQEAFLIIRAK; translated from the coding sequence ATGATTTTTGAGTGCAAGGCCCATGACTGCAATCTGAAAGATGCTCAGTATTCGCAGTTGTTTCGCTATTTTCATGTAACTGATACCCGCTTTGCAGTTCTGACCAACGGCGTTCAGTATTGGTTCTTTACAGATCTTGATGCGCCGAATAAGATGGATCAACAACCCTTTTTGAAAATTGATCTTCAGAGTCTGCGTGATGGCGACCTAGAAGAATTACGTAAATTTAGTAAAAGCCAGTTTGATGAAGGTAATATCTTAAGTACTGCCAGTGAGTTGAAATATGTCCGTGAATTAAAGCGTGCACTAGCTGGTGAGTTGAGCCAGCCGAGCGATGAATTTTCTCGGCTGCTGATTGGTCATGTTTATCCGGGGGCAGTCACTGCGAAAATTCGCGCTCAATTTATCCCTTTTATCGAGAAAGCCTATCAGGCTCATCTGAGTGACGTATTTAGCGAACGGCTTAAAGGAGTATTGGGGAATTCAAATGGGCAATCTATGTCTGTCACAGGAGATGTTGCTCCTTCTCAGTTGGATGAGGAGGAGGTCATGGTGGCAAGCGATACGGTCCAAGAAGTGGAAACAACCCCCGAAGAGCAAGAAGCGTTCCTAATCATTCGTGCTAAGTAG
- the rimP gene encoding ribosome maturation factor RimP: MNNNSELQHQIAGQLGSEYELLEVQMQNASGRPVLLVRIDRADEQPVSVDDIERATRRLSLWLDEADPIGGEYRLEVESPGAKRPLLRTRHFERMLGLKAKVRGGEHAFTAPIKAVSGETVTFDVPGQGDVTLRIADIKANLAEFPSEHR; the protein is encoded by the coding sequence ATGAATAACAACTCAGAACTACAACACCAAATAGCTGGGCAGCTGGGCAGCGAATACGAGCTGCTGGAAGTGCAGATGCAAAACGCGTCAGGCCGTCCGGTGCTGCTGGTGCGGATAGACCGCGCCGACGAACAGCCTGTATCGGTGGACGACATCGAGCGGGCCACCCGCCGCCTGAGCCTCTGGCTGGACGAAGCCGACCCTATCGGGGGCGAGTACCGCCTGGAAGTCGAGTCGCCGGGAGCCAAGCGGCCCCTGCTGCGGACCCGGCACTTCGAGCGGATGCTGGGCCTCAAGGCCAAGGTACGCGGCGGCGAGCACGCCTTTACTGCGCCTATCAAGGCGGTCAGCGGTGAAACGGTCACCTTCGACGTGCCCGGCCAGGGCGACGTGACCCTGCGCATTGCCGACATCAAGGCCAACCTGGCCGAGTTTCCCAGCGAGCACCGCTGA